The genomic window TACTCCGCCACCGGAAACTGCTCGCCCGCAGCGGTGTCATAGAAATCGGCGAGGTCGGCGTGGCCGGCCAGCGTCTCACGCTCCTTTCCATCGACCAGGATCTTCACCCGGATCATGCCGGGAAAGTTTGCCGCCAGCGTGCGCGCCATGGAGGCGACGGTCAGTTGCTCGACGAGGATGCCGGAGCGATGCGATTCGGCGAAGGCGGCATTGGTGTCCACGATGGCCATGTTGGGCTGGACCAGGAAGACGTATTTGACGTCGGCGCCGCTGCCCAGCGGGTGCGGCGAATTTTTCTGCAAATAAACCGAGAAGAGCGCACGCAGGATCTGGCGAGCGCGTTCGTTGGCGTCGGCGGGAACAGCGATGGCCGTGCTTTCGCGATGAAGCATGCCGTCATGATCACTGGCGACGAAGAGCGTGACGCGCTCCGCGGGGCCGGAAATCGGGGCCGTGATGGGACGCGTATCCAGCGCGCGCACCGGCAGCCGCTCCGCCTGGCGCTTCAAGCGCAAAGCGTAATAACCCATGGCGGCGACTCCGACCGCCAGCACCACGAGCAGGATTTTCACGCGCCGCGTCATTGCTCGCCTCCTGGAGGTGCGGAGTGCGATGCCGCCGTCTTCGACGCCGCTGCAATTCCGTCGGCAATGGCGGCACAGACCGATTGCTGGTAGTTGACGCTCATCAGGCTACCCACGTCCGAGGCCGGCGGCATCAACTCGAGGGCAATGGCTGTCGCGGAAACGTTGTTCAACGGACGCAACAAGACGGGCGCGCTGCCAACAGGAATCGTGCGCTTGGCAATCTCGGCGACCACGCTGCCCGCCAGCGCGCGGCTTCCCTCCAGAAACGCGCCCTGCGCCGTGTCCCACGGGAGAAAGCTGCCCGGCCGCGGCACGCTCTCGCCGAGTTGTGCCGTGTAAACACGGACGCCGGTACCGACGCTTCCGGCATGCAGCGTGAGGAACACCAGAGGCCGCGCCGCGTTGGCCAGCGACGCGCGCTGGTCGGAGGTCAGCGAGATATCGCTGTCGCGCAACAGGGTGGACGGTATGCCTTTCTGCTCGAGCGCGGCGCGCAACCTCCGCGCAAATGCAAGCGTGACATCCTTTTCAGCCAGCGTTTCCGAGAGGGCGGCGCCACGGTCGTCGCCGCCGTGGCCGGGATCGATGATCACGGTAGCGCGAGGATGCGCAGCCGGAGCAACTTGCGGACCGGCGGCGGTCTGAGGCGTTGCGGTGGCGGGAGCTCGCGGCTCCGGAGCCGGCGGTGGAGGCGGAGGCGCAGCCTGTGCGCGCACCGGCATCGGCGCAATGGTGATGGTCCTATTCTGATCGCTGACAGTCGCCAGCAATGGAACCCCGCCCTGGATGGCGAATTCGGCGACGCTATCGTGCTCGGAAAAGGTCGTGGAGTGGATGGTCTTGTCGTCAAAGGTATGGGTGACATTGGACCCGACCACGGGATCCCGCGTGAAAGTGATGTGGACTTTGCTTGCGTCGCTCGTGATGGCAGGGTTCACGGGCGCGGAAAAATGCAGGACCAGCTTGCCGGAGGCAGGCTCCAATTCGGCGGTGAACCCGGTTGCCGCGCCGCCGATGAAGACACGCCGCCCCGGCTCGCGCACGTCAACCGCGGTGGGCAGGAGCCGCGACAAAATCCGGCCGAGAGAATGCAGCGGTACCAGCCCGC from Terriglobales bacterium includes these protein-coding regions:
- a CDS encoding N-acetylmuramoyl-L-alanine amidase, translated to MKPCRNLVAIVLVVASLTATAADDKRLSVYTPQTYFWVTLSEREGRDYVALLDVLGPLGSTSARRDGDKWKVEFNRTQSEFKIEKNKAKVNRKNIDLTGPFILENGRGLVPLHSLGRILSRLLPTAVDVREPGRRVFIGGAATGFTAELEPASGKLVLHFSAPVNPAITSDASKVHITFTRDPVVGSNVTHTFDDKTIHSTTFSEHDSVAEFAIQGGVPLLATVSDQNRTITIAPMPVRAQAAPPPPPPAPEPRAPATATPQTAAGPQVAPAAHPRATVIIDPGHGGDDRGAALSETLAEKDVTLAFARRLRAALEQKGIPSTLLRDSDISLTSDQRASLANAARPLVFLTLHAGSVGTGVRVYTAQLGESVPRPGSFLPWDTAQGAFLEGSRALAGSVVAEIAKRTIPVGSAPVLLRPLNNVSATAIALELMPPASDVGSLMSVNYQQSVCAAIADGIAAASKTAASHSAPPGGEQ
- a CDS encoding GerMN domain-containing protein yields the protein MTRRVKILLVVLAVGVAAMGYYALRLKRQAERLPVRALDTRPITAPISGPAERVTLFVASDHDGMLHRESTAIAVPADANERARQILRALFSVYLQKNSPHPLGSGADVKYVFLVQPNMAIVDTNAAFAESHRSGILVEQLTVASMARTLAANFPGMIRVKILVDGKERETLAGHADLADFYDTAAGEQFPVAE